A genomic region of Nitrosomonas ureae contains the following coding sequences:
- a CDS encoding Crp/Fnr family transcriptional regulator has translation MLTNTSYTFQENSILGALSAAELDSLAPHLELVTLLHSEVLFEDNDMLQYAYFPVTATVSLLCCLEDGSCVEVAMVGNEGIIGISVVLGNNAKTLTQAITKIEGQAYRISVRELKNILARSGGRRAGTLKKLLLRYAQTLFVQVSQATACNRRHALEQQLCTWLLSCFDRGNSSNLSITQELIAYILGVRRESITVIAKKLQEEGMINYSRGQIQLKCREKLEIHACECYGIVKNESDRWVIDAKAA, from the coding sequence ATGTTAACTAATACTTCCTATACTTTTCAAGAAAATAGTATCTTAGGCGCATTATCAGCAGCGGAGCTTGACAGTTTAGCTCCTCATTTAGAGCTTGTAACCCTGCTTCATTCCGAAGTACTGTTTGAAGATAATGATATGTTGCAATATGCTTATTTTCCAGTCACTGCCACGGTGTCTCTATTATGTTGCTTGGAAGATGGGTCTTGTGTGGAAGTAGCCATGGTTGGCAATGAAGGTATAATCGGAATTTCCGTGGTGCTGGGTAATAATGCGAAAACTCTGACACAAGCGATCACCAAAATAGAAGGCCAAGCTTATCGAATTTCAGTAAGAGAATTAAAAAACATTTTAGCTCGCAGCGGAGGCCGTCGTGCTGGTACATTGAAGAAATTGCTATTACGCTATGCTCAAACGCTTTTTGTACAAGTATCACAGGCTACGGCATGTAATCGACGGCATGCATTAGAACAGCAATTGTGCACGTGGCTTCTTTCATGTTTTGACCGTGGCAATTCAAGTAATTTATCTATAACTCAGGAGTTAATTGCCTATATTCTAGGTGTTCGCCGCGAAAGCATTACGGTTATTGCAAAAAAATTACAGGAGGAAGGGATGATAAATTATTCTCGCGGCCAGATACAACTCAAGTGTAGAGAAAAACTCGAAATCCATGCGTGTGAGTGTTACGGCATAGTGAAGAATGAATCTGATCGCTGGGTAATCGATGCAAAAGCTGCTTAA